The DNA window ATTCGCACATGCGAGAACCGCTCTTGCAGGTAGCTCGTGAATCGCTTGGCGGCTTGATGTCGCGATGAATCAGCCCCGACTCATGCGCCGCGGCCAGCCCCAGTGCGATTTGCTGAAGATGTTGCATTCCTGCCTGCCGCGTCGGAGTTCGGGCTCGAGTTCCTTGACGCGAGCGGCTGTGGGCAAGCTGCTGTCGCTTTCAGCATGGATGGAACTTTGGAAATGCCCAGAAAAAGAAAAACCGCCCCAGCAGCATGATTGACATGCGTCATCAGGGGGGCCTATAAAACCCCAGTCGTTAATATTTTTCCATTCCCCGCAAATTAACGGAACAGATCAAGCGGAGGTAATTCACGACGGGTTCCGTTTCAGAATCATTAACAGCAGTGTTCCATCACAATTCTTTGACATGAATCGAGGGATACAATGCCGGCTACTCTTTCGCGGTTTGTTCTGCGCGCTTGGTTGTTTCTATCTCTTTGCGCGAGTACTCTTCCCGCTCTGGCTCAGCAAACTGTTGGGCTATTCTTCAACGACGGAGCCTACCCAGGCTACAACCTGTTTTCTCCCAATCGGGGAACGGGAACTTACCTCGTCGACAACGATGGGAACCTCATCAAACAGTGGATTGATCCCGACGGCTATTCGCCAGGGGCTTCGACTTACTTGACAGAACGCGGAACACTGCTGAAGAGTTGCTTTGTGGATGTTGGCTATTTTCCGCCGCAAGGCGCCGGTGCTGGACGCGGCGGGATGATTCGCGAGTATGCTTGGGATCCGGACTCGAACGGAAAGGCGGTGGTAATTTGGCAGTATCTTTATAACACCGAGAATGTACTACAGCATCATGATTTCAAGCGTCTGCCCAACGGCAATATCCTCATTACGGCTTGGGAGAAGAACGTTGACTATCCCGGCAACTGGGAGCACCTGATCGAGGTCAAACCGAACTATTCCAATTGGGATAACTCGTCTCTTCCGGCTCACGGTGTCGGCGGAACCATTGTCTGGGAGTGGCATCTGCTGGATCACCTGATACCCGAAGGGGAGGATTCTAAGGACTATCCTTCGAAGTGGGATCCCGAAAACGGAGCTCCACGCATCAATGCGGTCCAATACGACCCGAAGCTCAACCAGATACTGATAAGTTCGAATAACGAGATCTGGATTATCAAAAAGTTCACGACAATCGACCTCTACCTCTACAAGCTGTATCAAAAGTTATTCACAAGAATTTTCGGTAATTTTTTCGGTGAAGTGCTTTTATCTCAACTCTTTAGCGAGCCTGGAGACCTGTTGTATCGTTGGGGAGACCCGGCAACCTATTTGGGAGCCGACACCTCTCACCCGCAAACAAGCTTTTTTCAACATGGCGTCGGCTGGATTGATCGTTTTACGGAATTCGGATATAAAATTCCCAAAGGCAAAGGTGTCGGAAATATTTTGTTCCTCAACAATCAGTTCCCAGCGGGCTCAAGCGTTCAGGAGTTCACTCCTCCGTTGCGAAGAAATGGTTCCTACACCCAACCTGCTTATGGCGAGCCATTTGAGCCGTCTGGACTGGTCTGGCAGTACAATACGGTCATTGAGGGCGGATTGCCGCCTGCGCCCTTCCTGGGTAGTGCCCAGCGCTTACCCAATGGAAATACTCTCATCGGTGCGGGGCCTTCAGGAGCTTGCATTGAAGTGACGAATGATCGAACAATTGTTTGGAAGTACATCGTTCCTGTTGCGAACCTGAGTCCTACCACACCGGGTCCAAAGTCGTTCGATGATCTTGTGCTGGGTTTGACGGACCCGGTGTCTCCCCAGACGAATATGCCGTTTCGCATCAAACGCTATGCGCCCACTTACCGTGGTTTTTCTGGCAAAGACCTCAGCCCCCAAGGTGAACTCATCGGCGCACTTCCCGAGTAGTTCGGGTACGTTGGCGCGTTTGGGTACGAAGAACAGCTTGTTCTCAACCCGTTCAGGGCATGTCACTTAGAACATATCCGAAAACCCCGCTGGTCGTATGCTAGCGACGATGTCGTCGGGTTAAAAAATACGTGAACCCTCGCACAGGATTGGGAATTGCAAACTCATTCCCATGGAGGGTTCACGATGGGTTCACGATGGAAGCCAGAAGGAGTTTTGACGAATTTCGCATGTCCGATGAAATGTGGGAGCGATGCGAAACATTCATACCAACCTACGAAATGATTCCCCAAGGCGGTAGGCCAGGGCGAACGCGGGTTACGCCAGCTCGCTCAGGACGCTCTTGCTCCGTCCAAAATGATCGGTCTGCATGCCAAATTGCTGCAGCATGCGGGCCGTAGGGTAAAAGTATTCGAACGACGGTCAAAGGGCTGGTTTTATGGACTTTGATTGTGGATTTCCGAGCGAATCTCGGCCGACCGCCACGCTCCATCGGCGAATATCGCATCTGTTCGCCCACGAATTTGCCAGCAGCGCAGACGGCGATCGCAGAAGAATGACCAAGTAACAGGAGGAACTTCACGCGGCTTTGCGCTGGTAGTACTTCAGCAGTCCACCCAGCCGCTCTCGGCACTCGATTTTGCCGGCAAGCTGACCGACTTCATCAGCGGGCTGGATCAGTTTATTTTCCAGTCCTTGGTGGTTTCGCTCGCCGTGGTAGTGCTCAAGGAAAGACGAAACAGCTCGGCGCAGGGCCTTCTCACCGAAGAAGATCATGCGCAACAACGCCTCGGATTTGAGGCTCCTCATGAACCGCTCGATGAAAGCGTTTAAATTAGGGCTTCGCGGGGGCAGCAGCAGCGGTCGGGCGTCCTCCCTTTTCAGGATGCGGCGGAAGGCCCGACAGAACTTCGTGTCGCGGTCCATGAGCAGGTAACGCTTGCCGAGTAGAAAGCCCTCGTAGTCGGTCAAGTTCCTGGCGATCTGCGTCATCCACGTCTCATCAGGACGGGGAGTGCAGCCGGCAAAGTGAACGCGGCGCGTCTTGAGTTCGATCACGAACAGCAAGTAATAGGTGATCAATCCAGCCTTGGTCCAGACTTCTATTGTGGTGAAATCAATCGCCGCTAAAACGTCCCAATGGGCCTTGAGAAACGTGGTCCAAGTTGTCTGGCGTTGGCGGTCAGGAGCGGGTTCGATGCCGTGCTGCTTGAGGATGTTGCCGACGGTCGTGTCAGAGATGTGGTAGCCGACATTGGCCAGTGCGCCCTGGATTCGGTCGTAGCCCCACGAAGGGTTTTCCTGGGCGAACCGCAGGATCAGATCCACGATCACATGGCGGATGCGCGGTCTGCCGACGGATTTGCGTTTCTCGCTGTGGTCCCCCTTCTTCGCCACCAGTTCGCGATGCCAGCGGAGAATCGTGTCGGGCGTCACGATCGTGGTCAACTCCCGCAAGGTCTTCCGGCCGAGCGCCTTGCCTTTGACGGCCAAAATGCGCCGCTGGTCGTCGGTCAAGCGGATGCGTTTCATGCCCATCTGCTGGAGCAGGGACTGGATCTGATCGTTCTGGAACTCGATGATCTATTGCTGCCGGTGATGAATCCAACCCGAGAGGATGGCGAACAGCAACTGCCAAGGTTGACGTACGAAATTCATGGAATGCCGCACTGCCGTGGCGCAGCTGGAGGTGAACCCGCAGGATTGCCTCCCGAAGTCCAGCGGTTAACGGCCGAATTCGCGACCTGACGAGCGCCAGTCAACACAAGCATAGTCCGTACTTATCATTCGGCTGAATATTTTGACCGCACGGGGTTTGTCATGTTTCACGAACGGGAATCGCGCTGACGTGTCAAAGCTTTCTATGACTTCTGTCCAGCATCCGCCTGCGGCTTGGCCACACCGAGTTCGGATGCCGCGTTGGGCGGCATACTGATCAGACGCAGATCGCGCTGCGGGAAAGGAACACCAATGCCCGCTTCGTCGAGCGCCTGCTGGACAGCGACCGCGATCTCACTAAGGACCACGTGTCTGGTGTCCGCGGAGTCACCGCTGGAGACATCGATCCAAGCCCGCAGTCTAAAGTCGAGAGAGCTGTCGCCAAAGTTTTCGAAAAAGGCCTGCGATTCGGGTTCGGGAATCACCTTCGGATTGGCCTTCGCTACTTCGACCAGCAAATCAATCACGCGCTGAGCAGGTGTTCCGTATTCGACCCCTACGGTCAGGTCAATTCGTCGACACCTGTCCGAAAGGGTCCAGTTGGTCACACTCTCGGAAATGAGCATTCCGTTGGGCACGATGACTTCGGCGCCGTCGAATGTGCGGATCAGGCTGGCGCGGATGCCGATGCGCTGCATCGTTCCCGAGTTGCCGGAAAACTCAATCGTGTCTCCCACATCGATCGGTCGCTCGAATAGCAAGATCAAGCCGGACACGAAATTGTTGACGATGTTTTGCAGGCCGAAACCGATGCCGACTCCCAATCCTCCGGCGACAACGGCGAGCTTAGTGATCTCGATCCCAGCCGCCGAAAGGCCGACCAGAAATCCGAGGAAGATCACGCTGTATTTTGCAATACTTGAGACAGCGTACGGCACGCCTCGGGCTGTGCGCACCCGCGAGAACACATCCTCGTGAAGAACAGCTTGCAGCAAACGCGCCAGGAGGAAAGAGAGCCACACGGTGAGCGCAAACACCAGCACGTCGGCAACCGAGACGGAAAGCGCGCCGATGGTGACACTTGCGCAGAGTACCCGGCCCGCAACAACTTTCGCCGGTACGAGCAGACCGAGTTGTCCGCACACGAGCACGGCCCACGCTGCGACCGCAATGACGTTCAAAATCCGCCCGAGCCGGTGATCCACGAGTCGTCGATGATTCGAGATCGTCCGCGAGAGCCGCAGTGGCCGGAGGACAAGTGCAAAAGTCGCCAAGCCGTGGAAGACTTTGAGCAGGACGAAGACGAACAAACCCAGATAGCCGCACCGCATGACGCCGTCTCCCAACATGACGGCGAGATCGGTCCAACCTGTCAGATCGGCCAAGATCGCTAACGTCACGAAGCCAGCCCCCACGCGCATCGCATGGTAAAGCAGCTTGATCAGGGGATGACGCTGATGTTCTTCCGGCAGACGAGCCGCCCCGCTGGGGCGTAGCAACCAAATTAGCAAGCCCAGGACCGCAACCATTTCTCCCAGAAAGACAACACGCTCGAGCGTTGGCGTTGCGTCCAGCAGGTCGCGGGCCCGATCGATGGTGAACAGCACCGCGAGTCCCCAGGCCAACGTAGCCAAGGCAGACGGCAAAAAACGCAAGACGATTCGCAACGTCGCCGCCGCAATGAGCGCCGCGGCGAGAGGGCCTGCGCTGCGGGGCCCCATCGTGTGGATCGGGAACGCGAAAAAACCCGTCATCAGCACCGCCATTGCCCACGGGTGCTCGAAGACCAGCTGAGCGTGTCGTAGCTGGGAGTCATCCTCCGCCCGCGCACGAGTGCGGTTACGAACCCACCGGAGCATCAGCCCCAGCCCCACCAACAGTATGAACTGCAAACCTAACGTCTCGGCTCGGCGCCGCGAGTCTTGTCCACTCAGATCAAACCGCTTCAAGAATTGCCGCAACCCTACGGTCTGCCACTCCGTGCCGATCGACTCTCGCACTTGCGGGTTCCAGAGCGGCGGGTGATCGGCATGGAAGATCCCTGCCAGCCGCGCATCGACCGCGCTCTGCAAATGTTCAACCGTTACATTGAGCGCAACGCTTGGATTCACAAGTTTGTCGCGCACCGCCAACATATCATTGCGCCGCTTGACGACGGTCGACCGCACCTCTTCGATCTCGCTGCGCACAGCCGCGATGCGATCCGTTGTCGTTGCATCGACGTCCGCTTGCGTCCTGGCAAGTTCATCCGTCGCTTGCCAAACCGCCGCTATGCTGTCGATCCGCTCGACAGATGTGCCGAGGGCGTCGAGTTGATCGTCCAGTTGCTCTTCGAGTGACCGCAAATC is part of the Lignipirellula cremea genome and encodes:
- a CDS encoding integrase core domain-containing protein — encoded protein: MKRIRLTDDQRRILAVKGKALGRKTLRELTTIVTPDTILRWHRELVAKKGDHSEKRKSVGRPRIRHVIVDLILRFAQENPSWGYDRIQGALANVGYHISDTTVGNILKQHGIEPAPDRQRQTTWTTFLKAHWDVLAAIDFTTIEVWTKAGLITYYLLFVIELKTRRVHFAGCTPRPDETWMTQIARNLTDYEGFLLGKRYLLMDRDTKFCRAFRRILKREDARPLLLPPRSPNLNAFIERFMRSLKSEALLRMIFFGEKALRRAVSSFLEHYHGERNHQGLENKLIQPADEVGQLAGKIECRERLGGLLKYYQRKAA
- a CDS encoding mechanosensitive ion channel domain-containing protein, encoding MATFLPRDVSQTILERVGSETDRMFAEVNSQLAKTRRTLEGRPSIRMLQRAEFELSEMLADLRSLEEQLDDQLDALGTSVERIDSIAAVWQATDELARTQADVDATTTDRIAAVRSEIEEVRSTVVKRRNDMLAVRDKLVNPSVALNVTVEHLQSAVDARLAGIFHADHPPLWNPQVRESIGTEWQTVGLRQFLKRFDLSGQDSRRRAETLGLQFILLVGLGLMLRWVRNRTRARAEDDSQLRHAQLVFEHPWAMAVLMTGFFAFPIHTMGPRSAGPLAAALIAAATLRIVLRFLPSALATLAWGLAVLFTIDRARDLLDATPTLERVVFLGEMVAVLGLLIWLLRPSGAARLPEEHQRHPLIKLLYHAMRVGAGFVTLAILADLTGWTDLAVMLGDGVMRCGYLGLFVFVLLKVFHGLATFALVLRPLRLSRTISNHRRLVDHRLGRILNVIAVAAWAVLVCGQLGLLVPAKVVAGRVLCASVTIGALSVSVADVLVFALTVWLSFLLARLLQAVLHEDVFSRVRTARGVPYAVSSIAKYSVIFLGFLVGLSAAGIEITKLAVVAGGLGVGIGFGLQNIVNNFVSGLILLFERPIDVGDTIEFSGNSGTMQRIGIRASLIRTFDGAEVIVPNGMLISESVTNWTLSDRCRRIDLTVGVEYGTPAQRVIDLLVEVAKANPKVIPEPESQAFFENFGDSSLDFRLRAWIDVSSGDSADTRHVVLSEIAVAVQQALDEAGIGVPFPQRDLRLISMPPNAASELGVAKPQADAGQKS
- a CDS encoding aryl-sulfate sulfotransferase — translated: MPATLSRFVLRAWLFLSLCASTLPALAQQTVGLFFNDGAYPGYNLFSPNRGTGTYLVDNDGNLIKQWIDPDGYSPGASTYLTERGTLLKSCFVDVGYFPPQGAGAGRGGMIREYAWDPDSNGKAVVIWQYLYNTENVLQHHDFKRLPNGNILITAWEKNVDYPGNWEHLIEVKPNYSNWDNSSLPAHGVGGTIVWEWHLLDHLIPEGEDSKDYPSKWDPENGAPRINAVQYDPKLNQILISSNNEIWIIKKFTTIDLYLYKLYQKLFTRIFGNFFGEVLLSQLFSEPGDLLYRWGDPATYLGADTSHPQTSFFQHGVGWIDRFTEFGYKIPKGKGVGNILFLNNQFPAGSSVQEFTPPLRRNGSYTQPAYGEPFEPSGLVWQYNTVIEGGLPPAPFLGSAQRLPNGNTLIGAGPSGACIEVTNDRTIVWKYIVPVANLSPTTPGPKSFDDLVLGLTDPVSPQTNMPFRIKRYAPTYRGFSGKDLSPQGELIGALPE